Part of the Candidatus Abyssobacteria bacterium SURF_5 genome is shown below.
GTGACCATGCTCCTCATGCTTCTGGGAGCAACAAACTTCATCATGCATTACGCCCTTCTCAGAGGCGATTTGCGCTCCTTCTTCAGGAATGGAGAAATCCGGCTAACGGGGGCGGCCATTGCGCTGTTTGTTCCGGTTCTTCTGGGGCTTGCCCTTTTACCGCTCTATTCCGCCGGACGGGGCGTTCGCGTCGCCTTTTTCGAGGTCATCTCGGCTCTGACGACCACCGGCTATACAAGCGTGTCCTATTCCGGATGGCCCGACTTCGGGATCATGTGCCTCATCGTTCTCATGCTGATCGGCGGGGGCATCTATTCCACAGCGGGCGGCCTCAAGCAGTACCGCATCTATCTCCTCTTCAAATCAATCATCTGGGAAATCAGCTCGAATCTCATGCCCGCCAGCGCCGTCCATGACCGGTATATTTGGAGAGGTGAAAACAAGTTTTATGTCGGCCCGGAACATATAAGGGAGGCCGGCAATTATCTGTTCCTGTATCTCTCCACGTACGCGGCGGGTGTCATCATTTTCCTCGGATACGGATATTCTCTGAGGGAATCCCTCTTCGAGTTCGCTTCCGCTTTGGGAACGGTCGGCCTTTCAATTGGGCTTACCGGTCCCGCCATGCCTCCGGGAATACTATGGACGGAAATCGCGGGAATGTTCCTCGGGCGCCTCGAATTTTTCGTCGTTATCTACTCGATCATCAAAATCTTTCGCGACGCCGCTTCCGCTCAATAAGCTTCAGATTCCTCCGTAACCAAGCACAATGGGAATTGACTTCCGCATTTTCTGCGGGGTATGATACGCGCATCTATCCCACAAGTCTGAAACGGAGCACGAAGATGCCGCCAAAAAGAAAGAAAACAGCCCCGGCACCACGAAACCCGCGTGTATCGCCTCCCAGACCGGAAAAAGACCAAGCCATCCAGGTTATCAATTTCGGCGACGTTTACTTCGAGCATCCGCGCCCGGATGTGCATGTCGCCCGAATTCTGATTTCAAACGCCTCCTGGATCGATACGACCGAAGGGGCGGTCGTCGTTGATACGCTGCTCCATCCCGCGCTTGGCCGCAAGATGCTCGAAGAGATCCGCAAAACCGCCGGACAAGTCAAATACATTGTCTATACGCACGGTCACCTCGATCATGTCGGCGGCGCATCTGCGTTTCTTGAAGATGCGCCCAAAGTCATCGCCCATCGGTATGTGACGGATCGATTTGAGAAATATCGCATCCTGTCGGAACATCGCGAGCGCATCGCGCAGATGCAATTCAATTTCGCGTTCCATGCCGATCGGGCCGCCTCATTCGTGAACCCGACGCAGGTCTATGACGAGACGCTGACCTTCAAGCTCGGCGATAAAACCTTCGAGCTCAATCATGCGCGCGCCGAAACCGACGACGCAACGTGGGTATTCGTCCCGGAAATCGAGACGGCATTTGTCGGCGACCTCATCATCGCCGGATTTCCCAATATCGGCAACCCGTTCAAGCCAACCCGCTTTGCGCTTCCCTGGGCGCGCGCACTCGAAGCGGTGCGCGTGAAGAATCCGAAGATGCTTGTCGCGCACGGCGGACATGCCGTTTATCAGGGAGACGATGTCAAGGAGTTGCTCGATGTCACCATCGAGGCGATCCATTCCATCCATGATCAAGTGGTGGATTTCATAAACAAGGATGTGCCGCTGGACGAAATGATTCACATGGTGAATCTGCCGGAACATCTGAAAGACCACAGGTACCTTCGCTTCCTGTACTCGCGGCCCGAGTTCGCCGTGCAGAATATCTACCGGTGGTATCACGGCTACTTCGATCACAATCCGGCGCATCTGCTGCCGCGGCCCGAGCGCGAAGTCAACAACGAAATCTTCAGGCTGATCGGCGACCGCGAGGCAATCCTAAAAAGAAGCAGGAGGCTGCTCGCTCGGGGGAAAGGCCAACTTGCCCTGCAGGTGCTCGATGTGCTGCTGAACCATGATCCAAATGACGTCGCGGCCCGAAAGCTGCACATCAAAATTCTCGGCATTCTGTGCGAGCAGGACTATTGCCTCATGTCGCGCAACACATGGGTCTATTTCATGGAAAAGGATAAGAAATTGTTGAAGATTGAATCGAGGCATGTTGAATAGATCGAACCTTGACTTTTCCATTCTGTAAGGATAAAATTTATTGCGTTGCTCTTGGGATACCAGTCGAATGCTACTCTAGAATTATTACCCTCATTGCTGGGCGATTTTGTCGCAGACTTGAGAGATATAAAAGCAAGAGGATCGAAAAATGACGAACTCTGGTCTAGAGGACTTATTTTCAAATATGGAGCGTGAAGCTCACGCGGCGCTAAAAATCGCGGCAGCGGCTATCAGCGCCTTAAGGAAATTTCATTCTGCAGCTCAACTGGGGAATCTGAAGGATCTCAGAAAGAATATCGATTTTGCCGACCAAACTGTCATGCAACTTAAGGAACAGATCGAAAAGGCACGAGCGAGTTGGACATTAAATGATGAAGAATATTTGGCTGGTCACGCTGCCGCTCTAGAGTTTCTAAATGCTGCAGAAGAAGCAGGACT
Proteins encoded:
- a CDS encoding MBL fold metallo-hydrolase, which produces MDGNRGNVPRAPRIFRRYLLDHQNLSRRRFRSISFRFLRNQAQWELTSAFSAGYDTRIYPTSLKRSTKMPPKRKKTAPAPRNPRVSPPRPEKDQAIQVINFGDVYFEHPRPDVHVARILISNASWIDTTEGAVVVDTLLHPALGRKMLEEIRKTAGQVKYIVYTHGHLDHVGGASAFLEDAPKVIAHRYVTDRFEKYRILSEHRERIAQMQFNFAFHADRAASFVNPTQVYDETLTFKLGDKTFELNHARAETDDATWVFVPEIETAFVGDLIIAGFPNIGNPFKPTRFALPWARALEAVRVKNPKMLVAHGGHAVYQGDDVKELLDVTIEAIHSIHDQVVDFINKDVPLDEMIHMVNLPEHLKDHRYLRFLYSRPEFAVQNIYRWYHGYFDHNPAHLLPRPEREVNNEIFRLIGDREAILKRSRRLLARGKGQLALQVLDVLLNHDPNDVAARKLHIKILGILCEQDYCLMSRNTWVYFMEKDKKLLKIESRHVE
- a CDS encoding TrkH family potassium uptake protein, translated to MRYRENIRWKYLAIVRHIGTLLLGVALYLLLPLFVLIWYPSESNFLAPFCVAAAGAGACGLLFRLIGRKAGDVTLGLPEGGVIVLVGWILAMVFSAVPFSLSGPLSFLHALFESVSGWTTTGLSVVDVRETPRILLLWRSLMQFAGGAGLVIIMLSAIVGPAGRSLSVAEGRSEQLLPNVRHSAKLVVRIYLGYAAAGILLYLLAGMPLFDAINHSFCSLSTGGFSTRTESIGYYNSVSIELVTMLLMLLGATNFIMHYALLRGDLRSFFRNGEIRLTGAAIALFVPVLLGLALLPLYSAGRGVRVAFFEVISALTTTGYTSVSYSGWPDFGIMCLIVLMLIGGGIYSTAGGLKQYRIYLLFKSIIWEISSNLMPASAVHDRYIWRGENKFYVGPEHIREAGNYLFLYLSTYAAGVIIFLGYGYSLRESLFEFASALGTVGLSIGLTGPAMPPGILWTEIAGMFLGRLEFFVVIYSIIKIFRDAASAQ